CGGATAAAACAAGCCAGTTTTACAAGGACGATCTTGTCATCACCATTCATTCCGCTACGAACGGCTGGGTATACCGTTCTGGTATTCCAAGACATGCTTTGCTTGAGTATGCGAATCAGATCAAATTTATCACCTGGACGATTACCGGCATTGCCATCGCCGTTGGTCTTTTCGTTGGTTTGATGCTGGCTTACCGCAACAGCATGCCAATACATAAGCTGGTGTCTGTCGTTAAGGAACAGTTCGGAAAAGACGATACGACGGAAAGGAACGAATACGATTTCCTGCACGGGAACATCGCGGAGATGATTCGCAGCAGCAATCAGCTGGAATCCGAACTGCGGAGACAGCTCCCGCTTATTCGAGATGCTTTCCTGAAACGGCTTCTCTCCGGAGAATTGCAGACGCGGGAAGAAATATCCGCGGCAGCCTCGCAAGCGAACACGGGTATTTACGGTAATTCCGGATTCGTCTGTATTCTACAAGTGCAAGGCTATACGGGCATGGACAGCGTAGAGGTGCTGAATGAGCTTCATGCCGCAAGGCTTTTGTTGAAGCAAGCGCTCCTCGACATCGCCGGTTTTACGTTGACTACCGATTGGGGCTCCGACCGGATTGTTATCGTATTTGCGTCGAAAGAAGCGGAAACCGGTAATACGATTGGAAGGGAGGAAATTGCCAGCCTGCTCGATCAGCTGTCCAAGCATGCGTTCGCCGAATACCGGATTACGTTTATAGCCGCGCTTGGCGAAGCGTTTGCTTCGGAAACGGAAGTCAGCGTCTCTTATGAGCAGGCGAAGCAGACAATGGATCAAGCGCTTCATGCCGACCGCAAAGGAATCGTCTGGTTTGAGGAAACCAGGCTCGAGAGCGCAACTTATTATTACCCGCTTGAGATGGAGCTGCGTCTGATCGGTACGATCCGGGCAGGAGAGACGGAGGAAACAAGACGAATCCTCCGTACGGTAATGTCGCTTAACACCGAGCAGCGCGAGCTGTCCGTGGAGATGTGGCAGCAGCTGGCTGGCGAGTTGAAGGGGACTTTGCTGAAGCTGCTCGATCAGAAGTCCTTTATGGAATCCGGTATGTTCGAACAGCTTAAAGACCGGATCATTGCGCTGCACGCCACTGACAAACGATCCTTCCAGGCAGAGATCGAAGATATTACTGGCGTGATGTGCTCAATCGTCGTCAGTCGCAAAAATGACGGACATACAAGGATTATTGAAGCGATTAAAACTTATATATCCAGTCATTTCTCGGATTCCGATCTGACCTTGTACCGGGTGGCCGAAGCGGTGGAGAGACCCGAAAAATATATTTCCCAGTTGTTTAAGGAAGTGACGGGCTCAAATTTATCCGATTATCTGGAGCAGGTGCGGATGGAGAACGCTATTGCGCTGCTACGCGAAAACCGGTATACGGTAGACGAAATATCGTCCCGTGTCGGCTACAACAGCTCCCATTCGTTCCGAAGGGCATTCAAACGCGTGACTGGCGTCTCGCCGAGCTCTTACAGGCAAACGGTGGAAGGGTGAAGGGAGGAAATGCGTTGAACAAGCTTATTCGTGTGGCCTGCATCGTTCTCTGCGTTTGCTCCGTCATTCTGGCGCTATCTTCATGCAATACGGCGGAGCAACACGGTGCCGAATCTGACAAACCGCTTCGGATCAGCATCTTTGCACAGCAAGAC
This region of Paenibacillus sp. JDR-2 genomic DNA includes:
- a CDS encoding helix-turn-helix domain-containing protein, which translates into the protein MKKFNSVFRRFLVSYIVILIIPSIAGFLSYHTSISVTEKLSIENSVMQLQKSKELLERRMAEVEGFTRQLAINPDLNVLMNEKSSGEQTNVYGIWRILRSVLTFGQTNDFLQQFYIYLGNYNVILTPGSAYVRPEHFYESFRYEDQSLAEWRQSILGQTHRSEIMPLRQYNNRGTVTSVVTYMQSFPLDSFSGSSPAVVVVTIDEKTITNLLTGITDKYGGWTQISDASGRTIASLGNGVPDMEALAKDASFDADKTSQFYKDDLVITIHSATNGWVYRSGIPRHALLEYANQIKFITWTITGIAIAVGLFVGLMLAYRNSMPIHKLVSVVKEQFGKDDTTERNEYDFLHGNIAEMIRSSNQLESELRRQLPLIRDAFLKRLLSGELQTREEISAAASQANTGIYGNSGFVCILQVQGYTGMDSVEVLNELHAARLLLKQALLDIAGFTLTTDWGSDRIVIVFASKEAETGNTIGREEIASLLDQLSKHAFAEYRITFIAALGEAFASETEVSVSYEQAKQTMDQALHADRKGIVWFEETRLESATYYYPLEMELRLIGTIRAGETEETRRILRTVMSLNTEQRELSVEMWQQLAGELKGTLLKLLDQKSFMESGMFEQLKDRIIALHATDKRSFQAEIEDITGVMCSIVVSRKNDGHTRIIEAIKTYISSHFSDSDLTLYRVAEAVERPEKYISQLFKEVTGSNLSDYLEQVRMENAIALLRENRYTVDEISSRVGYNSSHSFRRAFKRVTGVSPSSYRQTVEG